A single region of the Syngnathoides biaculeatus isolate LvHL_M chromosome 17, ASM1980259v1, whole genome shotgun sequence genome encodes:
- the noc4l gene encoding nucleolar complex protein 4 homolog isoform X2 yields MAPSKKRSVKPAKGAEKCIKTAKIDLVSTVGRILESSKHGNEVFDVFEFLQFEKETNVITAVNACSSLFCTLLQRKELFRGKLPAEDDALSGDYSAVDKYHIFMRHRYNNCVEMLLEHLSHELHEVQEASLCCLMKFAAGEGQDPLEDLDWSEHYSFPRELIQAVVDRLVSRTTDKSLLISRFHEFLEKEDVRYYVMSSIRENMGQVMEKSKGEVMPVYQHNVFTLMSNISIPKEELELSNFMVTQEAKHEDWKAAKLIEHKRTFERMWLAFLKYKLPSNMYKKVLVILHDAILPHMSNPTLMIDFLTAAYDVGGAISLLALNGLFVLIHQHNLDYPDFYKKLYNLLDPSIFHVKYRARFFHLANLFLSSSHLPVYLVAAFAKRLARLALTAPPTALLIVLPFIYNLIRRHPSCRVLIHRPSSEDDTAEALPSRCGQNCHVDQHTVVTKRG; encoded by the exons ATGGCGCCCTCCAAGAAACGCAGCGTGAAGCCAGCAAAAGGAGCAGAGAAATGTATAAAAACAGCTAAAATAGACTTAGTCAGTACAGTAGGTCGTATCCTTGAAAGCAGTAAACACGGGAATGAGGTTTTTGACGTATTTGAGTTTCTTCAG TTCGAAAAAGAGACAAATGTTATCACGGCAGTTAATGCATGCAGCAGTTTGTTTTGTACACTCTTGCAAAGAAAGGAGCTCTTTCGGGGGAAACTTCCGGCAGAAGACGACGCGTTGAGTG GTGACTACAGCGCTGTAGACAAATACCACATTTTCATGAGACACCGTTACAACAATTGTGTGGAGATGCTGCTTGAACACCTCAGTCATGAACTTCATGAAGTCCAG GAAGCTTCTTTGTGTTGCCTGATGAAGTTTGCGGCAGGAGAAGGACAAGATCCCCTTGAGGACTTGGACTGGAGTGAACACTACAGTTTCCCCAGGGAACTCATacag GCGGTAGTGGACAGACTGGTGTCCCGAACGACAGACAAGTCTCTGCTGATCTCTCGATTTCACGAGTTCCTGGAGAAGGAGGATGTACGCTATTATGTCATGAGCTCCATCCGTGAGAACATGGGCCAAGTCATGGAAAAAAGCAAAGGG GAAGTGATGCCTGTATATCAGCACAACGTTTTCACTCTCATGTCCAACATCAGCATCCCAAAAGAAGAGTTGGAGCTTTCCAATTTCATGGTCACACAGGAAG CTAAACATGAAGACTGGAAAGCCGCCAAACTAATT GAACACAAGCGTACCTTCGAAAGGATGTGGCTTGCCTTCCTCAAGTATAAG TTGCCGAGTAATATGTATAAAAAGGTCTTGGTGATCCTCCATGATGCCATTTTGCCCCACATGAGCAATCCCACTCTGATGATCGATTTCTTGACTGCAGCATACGATGTTG gtggAGCAATCAGCTTGTTGGCCCTCAATGGACTTTTTGTCCTCATCCATCAACACAACTT AGATTACCCTGATTTCTACAAGAAATTATATAATCTCCTTGACCCTTCCATTTTCCATGTAAAGTACAGAGCACGCTTTTTCCATTTGGCCAACCTGTTCCTTAGTTCCAG CCACTTGCCGGTGTACCTTGTGGCTGCTTTTGCCAAACGCCTGGCCCGATTGGCCCTCACGGCCCCACCCACGGCGCTCCTCATTGTGCTGCCATTTATCTACAACCTGATCCGTCGCCACCCATCATGTCGAGTCCTCATTCACAGACCCAGCTCAGAAGATG ACACTGCAGAGGCATTACCATCCAGATGTGGCCAAAACTGCCATGTTGATCAACACACCGTTGTCACAAAAAGAGGATAA
- the pus1 gene encoding tRNA pseudouridine synthase A translates to MFKTRLSFSALVTSRRIAAANGGLFKLLSIMSEPSQKERAANVLKRSNEEIEVTQTSKRAKSDKDNTEDDKRYPKKKVILLMAYCGKGYYGMQRNPGNAQFKTIEDDLVTALIKSGCIPENHGDEMKKMSFQRCARTDKGVSAAGQVVSLKLWMIENIVEKINEHLPPQIRILGLKRVTQGFNSKNNCDARTYSYMLPTVAFSHKDCDTAAFRLDPETLQRVNLLFARYKGTHNFHNFTSQKASKDPSARRYITEMSCGEPFVLSDNEFAVIKVRGQSFMMHQIRKMIGLVIAVVKGYAEENVIDRSWEQEKVDVPKAPGLGLVLERVHFDRYNKRFGGDGVHECLEWDGEEEAIKAFKEAHIYPTIVETECQEGSMRSWMATLPIHDFHGTATETHNNKEQKQEEADFANDSD, encoded by the exons ATGTTTAAAACCAGGCTGTCGTTCAGCGCATTGGTTACCAGTAGACGGATAGCAGCTGCAAACG GtggtctttttaaattgctttcAATCATGAGTGAACCATCCCAAAAAGAACGTGCTGCCAATGTCTTGAAACGATCCAACGAAGAAATTGAGGTTACTCAAACCTCTAAGAGAGCCAAGTCAGACAAAGACAACACTGAAGACGATAAGCGATACCCCAAAAAGAAAGTAATTCTACTTATGGCATACTGTGGCAAGGGATATTATGGAATGCAG agaAATCCTGGGAACGCACAGTTCAAGACAATAGAAGACGATCTCGTCACAGCGCTTATCAAATCGGGCTGCATTCCTGAAAACCATGGCgatgaaatgaagaaaatgtcttTCCAGAGATGTGCCAGGACTGATAAG GGTGTGTCAGCGGCGGGCCAAGTGGTGTCTCTGAAGCTGTGGATGAttgaaaatattgttgaaaaaatcAACGAGCACCTGCCACCTCAAATCAGAATCCTCG GTCTGAAACGAGTAACCCAAGGCTTCAATTCCAAAAACAACTGTGACGCTCGCACATATTCTTACATGCTTCCAACCGTGGCCTTTTCTCACAAAGACTGCGACACGGCAGCTTTTCGCCTCGATCCCGAGACGCTCCAGAGGGTCAATCTTCTGTTTGCACGATACAAAGGAACCCACAACTTCCACAACTTCACATCCCAAAAGGCGTCGAAGGACCCAAGCGCGCGGCGCTACATCACGGAGATGTCGTGCGGAGAGCCTTTTGTCCTCAGTGATAATGAATTTGCTGTCATAAAAGTGCGAGGCCAGAGCTTTATGATGCACCAAATCCGTAAGATGATCGGCCTCGTGATCGCGGTCGTTAAAGGGTACGCGGAAGAGAACGTTATCGACCGCAGTTGGGAGCAAGAAAAAGTAGACGTACCCAAAGCCCCCGGACTCGGCTTGGTCCTGGAGAGAGTCCACTTCGACAGGTACAACAAGCGCTTTGGAGGGGACGGGGTGCACGAATGCCTCGAATGGGACGGTGAAGAGGAAGCCATCAAGGCCTTCAAGGAAGCTCATATTTATCCCACCATTGTGGAGACGGAGTGCCAGGAGGGCTCCATGCGCAGCTGGATGGCCACGCTGCCCATACATGACTTTCATGGCACAGCCACCGAAACTCACAATAATAAGGAGCAAAAACAG GAAGAAGCAGATTTCGCAAATGACTCTGATTAA
- the atp2a2b gene encoding sarcoplasmic/endoplasmic reticulum calcium ATPase 2b, giving the protein MDNAHTKTVEEVYSFFNVNESTGLSSEQIKKQRERYGPNELPAEEGKSLWALVVEQFEDLLVRILLLAACISFVLAWFEEGEETVTAFVEPFVILLILIANAVVGVWQERNAENAIEALKEYEPEMGKVYRQDRKSVQRIKARDIVPGDIVEVAVGDKVPADIRLTSIKSTTLRVDQSILTGESVSVIKHTDPVPDPRAVNQDKKNMLFSGTNIAAGKAVGVVVATGGNTEIGKIRDEMAATEQERTPLQQKLDEFGQQLSKVISLICIAVWIINIGHFNDPVHGGSWIRGAVYYFKIAVALAVAAIPEGLPAVITTCLALGTRRMAKKNAIVRSLPSVETLGCTSVICSDKTGTLTTNQMSVCRMFIIDQADSSHCSLKEFTVTGSTYAPDGEVFQDGKQVKCSKYDALVELASICALCNDSSLDYNETKGVYEKVGEATETALTCLVEKMNVFDTDLKGLSKIERANACTSVIKQLMKKDFTLEFSRDRKSMSVYCTPNKARSSAGKMFVKGAPEGVIDRCTHVRVGVTKVPMTPAIKDKLMSVIREYGTGRDTLRCLALATRDNPLNKEDLVLEDCTRFIDYETDLTFVGCVGMLDPPRAEVAASIRLCRLAGIRVIMITGDNKGTAVAICRRIGIFGEDDDVASMAFTGREFDDLSPSAQREAVVKARCFARVEPSHKSKIVEYLQSYDEITAMTGDGVNDAPALKKAEIGIAMGSGTAVAKTASEMVLADDNFATIVAAVEEGRAIYNNMKQFIRYLISSNVGEVVCIFLTAALGFPEALIPVQLLWVNLVTDGLPATALGFNPPDLDIMNKPPRNAREPLISGWLFFRYLAIGCYVGAATVGAAAWWFVAAEDGPRITFYQLSHFLQCGPENPDFQNMDCKVFESPYPMTMALSVLVTIEMCNALNSVSENQSLLRMPPWENVWLLGAICLSMSLHFLILYVEPLPIIFQITPLNLTQWLVVLKISLPVILLDEVLKFAARNYLEPGKELEKPASSEGCCLAACMEGISWPFVALSLPLVLWIYSTDTNMADMLWS; this is encoded by the exons ATGGACAACGCGCACACAAAGACGGTTGAAGAAGTTTACAGCTTTTTTAATGTGAATGAGAGCACCGGCTTGAGTTCGGAGCAAATTAAGAAACAACGGGAACGCTACGGACCCAACg AGCTGCCAGCAGAGGAGG GCAAGTCCCTTTGGGCCCTGGTGGTTGAACAGTTTGAAGATCTACTTGTGAGGATCCTCTTACTGGCTGCCTGCATATCCTTT GTGCTGGCCTGGTTCGAAGAGGGAGAAGAAACTGTAACAGCTTTTGTGGAGCCTTTTGTGATACTACTTATTCTCATAGCCAATGCCGTTGTAGGAGTCTGGCAG GAGCGAAATGCAGAAAATGCAATCGAAGCCCTGAAAGAATATGAGCCAGAGATGGGAAAGGTGTACCGCCAGGATAGGAAGAGTGTCCAGAGGATCAAGGCCAGGGACATTGTGCCTGGGGACATTGTGGAGGTTGCAG TTGGTGATAAAGTGCCTGCAGACATTAGGCTGACCTCCATCAAGTCAACTACGTTGAGAGTTGACCAGTCAATTCTAACAG GAGAGTCTGTGTCGGTTATCAAACACACTGACCCAGTTCCAGACCCCCGAGCAGTCAACCAGGACAAGAAGAACATGCTCTTTTCT GGCACCAACATTGCAGCTGGTAAGGCTGTCGGTGTGGTGGTGGCCACTGGTGGTAACACTGAGATCGGTAAAATCCGTGATGAGATGGCTGCAACGGAGCAAGAGCGCACCCCACtgcagcaaaagttggatgaaTTTGGACAGCAGCTATCTAAA GTTATTTCTCTGATCTGCATCGCTGTGTGGATCATCAACATTGGACATTTCAATGATCCTGTCCATGGAGGCTCTTGGATCCGTGGGGCTGTCTATTATTTTAAGATTGCTGTGGCTCTCGCAGTGGCGGCAATCCCTGAAG GTTTGCCTGCTGTCATCACGACTTGTCTGGCTTTAGGAACGCGACGCATGGCCAAGAAGAATGCCATTGTCCGCAGTTTACCCTCTGTAGAGACCCTTGGCTGTACATCTGTCATCTGCTCTGACAAAACTGGCACGCTGACAACCAATCAGATGTCTGTATGCAGG atgTTTATTATTGACCAGGCTGATAGTAGTCATTGTTCCTTAAAAGAATTCACTGTTACTGGCTCTACATATGCCCCagatggagaagt ATTCCAGGATGGCAAACAAGTGAAATGTTCCAAATATGATGCTCTGGTGGAGCTGGCCTCTATCTGTGCGCTCTGTAATGATTCCTCATTAGACTATAATGAG ACCAAAGGGGTGTATGAAAAGGTGGGTGAGGCCACTGAGACTGCTCTCACATGCCTAGTggagaaaatgaatgtattcGACACGGATTTGAAAGGCCTTTCCAAGATTGAGAGAGCAAATGCCTGTACCTCT gTAATAAAGCAGCTGATGAAGAAAGACTTCACATTGGAATTCTCCAGAGACAGGAAGTCCATGTCTGTGTACTGCACTCCCAACAAAGCCCGTTCATCTGCAGGCAAGATGTTTGTCAAG GGTGCCCCTGAGGGAGTGATCGACAGGTGCACGCACGTCCGTGTAGGCGTCACCAAGGTGCCCATGACCCCCGCTATCAAGGACAAACTGATGTCTGTGATCAGAGAATACGGAACTGGCCGGGACACCTTGCGCTGTCTTGCTCTGGCTACCCGAGACAACCCCTTGAACAAGGAGGACCTGGTGCTAGAGGACTGCACCCGCTTCATTGACTATGAA ACCGACCTGACCTTCGTGGGCTGTGTGGGCATGCTGGATCCTCCCCGGGCAGAGGTGGCAGCCTCCATTAGACTTTGTCGTCTCGCAGGCATCAGAGTAATTATGATCACTGGCGACAACAAGG GTACGGCAGTTGCAATTTGCAGACGCATCGGTATTTTTGGAGAGGACGACGACGTCGCCAGCATGGCGTTCACGGGCAGAGAGTTTGACGATCTCTCCCCTTCTGCGCAACGAGAAGCAGTGGTCAAAGCTCGCTGTTTTGCTCGGGTAGAGCCGTCCCACAAGTCCAAGATTGTCGAGTATCTGCAGTCCTATGACGAGATCACAGCTATG ACTGGAGACGGCGTAAATGACGCCCCGGCTCTCAAGAAGGCAGAGATCGGTATCGCCATGGGGTCTGGAACAGCGGTTGCCAAGACAGCCTCGGAGATGGTGCTGGCCGACGACAACTTTGCCACCATCGTGGCCGCAGTGGAGGAAGGCCGTGCCATTTACAACAACATGAAGCAGTTCATCAGATATCTCATCTCCTCTAATGTGGGCGAAGTTGTTTG CATCTTTCTGACCGCAGCCCTCGGCTTTCCCGAAGCGCTCATTCCAGTTCAGCTGCTCTGGGTTAACCTGGTGACTGACGGTCTGCCTGCCACCGCTTTGGGCTTCAATCCTCCAGACTTGGACATCATGAATAAGCCACCCCGCAACGCTCGTGAGCCCCTCATCTCTGGATGGCTCTTCTTCCGATACTTAGCCATTGGAT GTTATGTGGGTGCCGCCACAGTGGGTGCTGCGGCGTGGTGGTTTGTCGCTGCGGAAGATGGACCGAGGATCACATTTTACCAGCTG AGCCACTTCCTGCAATGTGGTCCAGAAAACCCTGACTTCCAGAATATGGACTGTAAGGTGTTTGAGTCTCCTTATCCGATGACCATGGCCTTGTCAGTGCTGGTCACCATCGAGATGTGCAACGCTCTCAACAG CGTATCTGAGAACCAGTCCCTGTTGCGCATGCCACCCTGGGAGAATGTGTGGCTGCTGGGGGCAATCTGTCTTTCAATGTCTCTCCACTTCCTCATTCTCTACGTGGAGCCTCTTCCA ATAATCTTCCAGATCACCCCTCTGAATCTGACCCAGTGGCTGGTGGTGCTCAAGATCTCGCTGCCGGTCATCTTACTGGACGAGGTGCTGAAATTTGCGGCAAGGAACTACCTGGAGCCGGGTAAAGAGCTGGAGAAGCCCGCCAGCTCTGAAGGTTGCTGCCTGGCTGCATGCATGGAGGGCATCTCCTGGCCCTTCGTGGCCCTCTCCCTCCCCCTGGTCCTCTGGATCTACAGCACCGACACTAACATGGCCGACATGTTGTGGTCCTGA
- the noc4l gene encoding nucleolar complex protein 4 homolog isoform X1: MAPSKKRSVKPAKGAEKCIKTAKIDLVSTVGRILESSKHGNEVFDVFEFLQFEKETNVITAVNACSSLFCTLLQRKELFRGKLPAEDDALSGDYSAVDKYHIFMRHRYNNCVEMLLEHLSHELHEVQEASLCCLMKFAAGEGQDPLEDLDWSEHYSFPRELIQAVVDRLVSRTTDKSLLISRFHEFLEKEDVRYYVMSSIRENMGQVMEKSKGEVMPVYQHNVFTLMSNISIPKEELELSNFMVTQEAKHEDWKAAKLIEHKRTFERMWLAFLKYKLPSNMYKKVLVILHDAILPHMSNPTLMIDFLTAAYDVGGAISLLALNGLFVLIHQHNLDYPDFYKKLYNLLDPSIFHVKYRARFFHLANLFLSSSHLPVYLVAAFAKRLARLALTAPPTALLIVLPFIYNLIRRHPSCRVLIHRPSSEDELLEDPYLMDEDDPARCHALESSLWEIKTLQRHYHPDVAKTAMLINTPLSQKEDNISEVLEITTFELMERDLKQTSKKSIPLEFETATQLLKVGKDVMGQHFCLE; the protein is encoded by the exons ATGGCGCCCTCCAAGAAACGCAGCGTGAAGCCAGCAAAAGGAGCAGAGAAATGTATAAAAACAGCTAAAATAGACTTAGTCAGTACAGTAGGTCGTATCCTTGAAAGCAGTAAACACGGGAATGAGGTTTTTGACGTATTTGAGTTTCTTCAG TTCGAAAAAGAGACAAATGTTATCACGGCAGTTAATGCATGCAGCAGTTTGTTTTGTACACTCTTGCAAAGAAAGGAGCTCTTTCGGGGGAAACTTCCGGCAGAAGACGACGCGTTGAGTG GTGACTACAGCGCTGTAGACAAATACCACATTTTCATGAGACACCGTTACAACAATTGTGTGGAGATGCTGCTTGAACACCTCAGTCATGAACTTCATGAAGTCCAG GAAGCTTCTTTGTGTTGCCTGATGAAGTTTGCGGCAGGAGAAGGACAAGATCCCCTTGAGGACTTGGACTGGAGTGAACACTACAGTTTCCCCAGGGAACTCATacag GCGGTAGTGGACAGACTGGTGTCCCGAACGACAGACAAGTCTCTGCTGATCTCTCGATTTCACGAGTTCCTGGAGAAGGAGGATGTACGCTATTATGTCATGAGCTCCATCCGTGAGAACATGGGCCAAGTCATGGAAAAAAGCAAAGGG GAAGTGATGCCTGTATATCAGCACAACGTTTTCACTCTCATGTCCAACATCAGCATCCCAAAAGAAGAGTTGGAGCTTTCCAATTTCATGGTCACACAGGAAG CTAAACATGAAGACTGGAAAGCCGCCAAACTAATT GAACACAAGCGTACCTTCGAAAGGATGTGGCTTGCCTTCCTCAAGTATAAG TTGCCGAGTAATATGTATAAAAAGGTCTTGGTGATCCTCCATGATGCCATTTTGCCCCACATGAGCAATCCCACTCTGATGATCGATTTCTTGACTGCAGCATACGATGTTG gtggAGCAATCAGCTTGTTGGCCCTCAATGGACTTTTTGTCCTCATCCATCAACACAACTT AGATTACCCTGATTTCTACAAGAAATTATATAATCTCCTTGACCCTTCCATTTTCCATGTAAAGTACAGAGCACGCTTTTTCCATTTGGCCAACCTGTTCCTTAGTTCCAG CCACTTGCCGGTGTACCTTGTGGCTGCTTTTGCCAAACGCCTGGCCCGATTGGCCCTCACGGCCCCACCCACGGCGCTCCTCATTGTGCTGCCATTTATCTACAACCTGATCCGTCGCCACCCATCATGTCGAGTCCTCATTCACAGACCCAGCTCAGAAGATG AGCTTTTAGAAGACCCATATCTAATGGATGAGGATGACCCCGCCCGGTGCCATGCCTTAGAGAGCAGCCTGTGGGAAATTAAG ACACTGCAGAGGCATTACCATCCAGATGTGGCCAAAACTGCCATGTTGATCAACACACCGTTGTCACAAAAAGAGGATAACATCAGTGAGGTGCTCGAAATAACAACTTTTGAG CTGATGGAGAGAGACTTGAAGCAGACATCGAAGAAGAGCATCCCGCTGGAGTTTGAAACTGCCACGCAGCTGCTGAAAGTGGGCAAAGATGTGATGGGACAGCACTTCTGTCTGGAGTGA